The following coding sequences are from one Cervus canadensis isolate Bull #8, Minnesota chromosome 4, ASM1932006v1, whole genome shotgun sequence window:
- the C4H5orf24 gene encoding UPF0461 protein C5orf24 homolog codes for MMHPVASSNPAFCGPGKPSCLNEDAMRAADQFDIYSSQQNKYSHTVSHKPMVCQRQDPLNETHLQTAGGRSIEIKDELKKKKNLNRSGKRGRPSGTTKSAGYRTSTGRPLGTTKAAGFKTSPGRPLGTTKAAGYKVSPGRPPGSIKALSRLADLGYGCGTAAFPYPMIHGRAVHGVEETSSEIKPPNE; via the coding sequence ATGATGCATCCTGTTGCCAGCAGTAATCCAGCTTTTTGTGGGCCTGGCAAACCTTCCTGCCTCAATGAAGATGCCATGAGAGCTGCTGATCAGTTTGACATATATTCCTCCCAGCAAAACAAATACAGCCACACAGTCAGCCACAAACCAATGGTTTGTCAGAGGCAAGACCCGTTAAATGAGACACACTTGCAGACTGCAGGTGGCAGAAGCATAGAGAtaaaagatgaactaaagaaaaagaaaaatctcaaccGATCTGGTAAGCGTGGCCGGCCTTCAGGAACCACCAAATCAGCAGGATACCGGACCAGCACGGGCAGACCCCTGGGAACCACCAAAGCGGCTGGATTTAAAACAAGTCCAGGCAGACCTTTGGGTACAactaaagctgcaggatacaaagtcaGCCCAGGGAGACCTCCAGGTAGCATTAAAGCTCTATCCCGTCTTGCCGATCTTGGCTATGGCTGTGGGACTGCTGCTTTTCCTTACCCTATGATACACGGTAGAGCTGTTCATGGGGTGGAGGAAACCAGCAGCGAAATCAAGCCACCCAATGAGTGA